The genomic DNA GGATAATTGAAACAATAAACTACATGATTAGATGTATGGTTACGCAAGTTCCAAATAATTTAAtctcttttttgtttttttaatatgttCTCGTCGCTCTGGTTCTACAAGTTTCTATATGAAATACATATTATAAAATCTTTATGGCCTAATGTGATGAATGTTGAATGTTTCAGGTAAGTATCGCAAGATGTTCTCATTGAGTGCAAGTGTGATTCCCGGTTCTGTGTTTGATTTTTGGGTTTGAATGGATCGGTTTATGTGGGTTTGAATGGACTGGTTTATGCGGGTTTGATTTTTGGGTTTGTTTAAAAAAGAACCAGATCTTTTAGACCTTCAACAGCACCGATGATGGTGTGTGTAAAAGAGGTAAaaggtttgatttttttttttttgtcagtaattgtttaatttttgtGGGTTTTGTTGGTTTATTACTTGGGGACTAATCGATGTGGGTGGTGGATATGGTGGGTTTAGGCTTCGGTTTCGAATGGTGGTGGTGTAGCTGTGGCCGGATTTGAAAACGGAAGAAACGATGATGGATGTGGTGGTTatgggaggtggtggtggcagcaTATTGTGGTGGAGCTGTTTTAATAAAGGGAAATCAAAAGGATAGTGGAAAAGACAATAATGCACACATGTTGGTCCTATTTAATCAGacttagagggtgtttggggttccTTATTTTTCTGACTTTTGACTTATTGGTGGGTAAAAGGacttattttagtgtttggattTTCTGTTGTTGTGAGACAAGAAGTCAAGAAGTAAGAAATTCTTACTTATTTTGAGGGAAAAGGACTTTTAATAAGTCAGAAATAAGttaagccaaacatgcccttaattGTAAAAATAAACTGAGTTTGGGGTAAAAAACATACCATAACATGTTATAGATCTCAttaattttaaagacaaaggacccACTTTGCAATCTGATACATACATAaaagacgatttttgtaatttactcgaACTAAAGGTGAAAACTggtaaaccacatggactatccgggcaatttactctaaaaattatattttttaaataatgatTCCATATGATTATACTTTCTAGGCACCGTCGTCCTACCGATACAACCGGTAGCCAGTTTCCAAACCCCATAACTTAGTAGTATCCATCCACCAGCTGGAACCAAATAATTTCCACTTCCGTCATCCACCTTCCAACTCCAACTCCAGCTCCAGTTCCAGTTCAAGTCAACAACAACATTCACAACCCCAGATTCATCCTCCTGGATCACCATGGGAGATCCAATAGTATCCTCCGTAATCAACCTCGTAATGAAACAATCCACATCACTCGCCACACAAGACTTCGCTGTCCTATGGGGCCTCAAATCAGATCTCCGCTCTTTACGCACCATTTTCACCCAGATCCAATCCGTCCTACCCGACGCCGAAATCAAGCAGCGAAACAACATAGACCTACAAAACTGGCTACGAAAACTTCGATCTGCCTCCTTCCAAGTCGAAAACGTTCTAGAAGAAGTTTCCACAGAAGCCTTATTACGAAGACTCCATGTCGAACGAGGTATTAAGAACAATGTAAGTACGTTTTTCGCTGCCAGTAATCCGCTTAAGTTCCGTGTTAGAATTGTTCAAAGAGTTAGGGAGATTAAAGAGCTGTTGGATCAGATTGCCGCTGAGCGGATTAGTTTTGGGTTAGAGGAACGTGTTTTCAGCTGTGAAGTTGATAGTGAGATCGAAACTAGATCGGTTAAGGCGACCGCGACCGCCCGTTGTTGTTCGGAGATCCTAGGAAGAGATTGTGTTAAGgaaatgtttgttgaacaaattTGTAATGATAAGTTGGATGATGAGTTTGTTGTTGTTAATGTGTATGTTGTATATGGTTTAGGAGGTGTAGGTAAGACTACACTAGCTCAAATGATTTGTAACGATTCGAGGGTGGATAAGtattttgatttgaaaatctggttacATGTAAGTAATCGTTTTTGTACGGTAAGGCTGCTTAGGGAGATTTTGAATTCGTTAGACAGTGGTTCGTGTGATCTAGCGCAGGTGGAAGTGGATGCGTTGCGAGAGTTGGTTCGGGAGAGATTGGGAAGGAGGCGATTTTTTATGGTTTTGGATGGTGTTGAGAATGGGGGTATGAGTGAGTGGGGTGGGTTTATGGAGGTTTTGAAGTGTGGATGGAGAGGGAGTACGGTTGTGGTAACGACTCGGAGCATTGAGGTTGCGGATGTGATGGCTACGTGTCCTGCGTTTGTGCATTCGTTGAGTAGGTTATCGGAAAGTGATTGTTGGTTGTTGTTTAATCGTTATGCGTTTGATGTCCAAAAGGATGTAGATGGGAGTCATGGGATGGAGTTTGAGACGATTGGTAAAGCGATCGTGAAGAAATGCGAGGGTTTGCCGTTAGCAGTGAAGGTCATCGGAAGCTTAATGTGCCACAAAAGTAGCGTAAGCGAGTGGTTATCCGTGCTGCAAAGTGAAGTTTGGGATTTGACTAGCGAAGGAAGTAATATCTTGCCGTCTTTAAAGTTAAGCTACGACAACTTGCCCGCACACATGCGACAGTGTTTTGCGCTATGTTCGATATTTCCAAAAGGCTATGAAATGGATAAACAGTTGTTGGTAGAGCTTTGGGTGGCGTACGGCTTTGTTCCGTCACGGGGAGATGCCGACTTGTACGATTTAGGTGAAGAGATTTTCAATTCTTTGGTTTGGAGGTCCTTCTTGCAAGACGTTAAAGAGTGCATATTCGACGGTTTAACCACATGTAAAATGCATGATGAGATGCACGCCCTTGCACGGTCCGTTATGAAATACGAATGTTCGAGTATAATGTCGGGTGAAATTCTAAAATTCCCGGAAGAGGTTCTTCATTTGTCTTCTAACGACATATTATATTTCTCAAACGAGGTGATGGCGAAAGCAAAATCTTTACGATCGTTAATTACTTTAGGAGGGTTTTCGAAAATCGCCACCCCGGATCACATATTCGAGCAGAGATATCTCCGAGTATTGCATTTAGGATCAAGTTCCGACATGATA from Helianthus annuus cultivar XRQ/B chromosome 7, HanXRQr2.0-SUNRISE, whole genome shotgun sequence includes the following:
- the LOC110868199 gene encoding disease resistance protein RGA2, which translates into the protein MGDPIVSSVINLVMKQSTSLATQDFAVLWGLKSDLRSLRTIFTQIQSVLPDAEIKQRNNIDLQNWLRKLRSASFQVENVLEEVSTEALLRRLHVERGIKNNVSTFFAASNPLKFRVRIVQRVREIKELLDQIAAERISFGLEERVFSCEVDSEIETRSVKATATARCCSEILGRDCVKEMFVEQICNDKLDDEFVVVNVYVVYGLGGVGKTTLAQMICNDSRVDKYFDLKIWLHVSNRFCTVRLLREILNSLDSGSCDLAQVEVDALRELVRERLGRRRFFMVLDGVENGGMSEWGGFMEVLKCGWRGSTVVVTTRSIEVADVMATCPAFVHSLSRLSESDCWLLFNRYAFDVQKDVDGSHGMEFETIGKAIVKKCEGLPLAVKVIGSLMCHKSSVSEWLSVLQSEVWDLTSEGSNILPSLKLSYDNLPAHMRQCFALCSIFPKGYEMDKQLLVELWVAYGFVPSRGDADLYDLGEEIFNSLVWRSFLQDVKECIFDGLTTCKMHDEMHALARSVMKYECSSIMSGEILKFPEEVLHLSSNDILYFSNEVMAKAKSLRSLITLGGFSKIATPDHIFEQRYLRVLHLGSSSDMITDLPESVGNLKFLRYLNVSRSKIVALPNSIVQLQNLQTLKLSFCENLCELPEGIRYLRNLRHLNIHGCSSLDHMPLGMGQLRHLRRLSTFLVGQGQGVQISELQELNLLGGEFSIKGLQNVNNSSQAESANLKQKQNINCLTLSWDWKNKNNENELQENNSEEVLEALQPHKNLKALTISDYQGSRLPNWIAGLVNLVSITFQSCKRCENLHSLGKLPLLKVLELKGMDSLKHLDDDLYPCLEKLVINDCPNLIKLPYFPKLKSLCIVQGNEKLFRSVRKLTSISFLEIRGFKEMKCLPDDAISNLTALEELRIWGCPNLRWLPDGIQKLEALKSLVIGDCELVKASCEKEVGVDWCNIAHIAYIKIDDEVMQCLGT